The genomic DNA AAATACTTGTGGGTAAGGTTATGCCGTCATACGGATTGCCATGCAAGGCTTGAACTCCAACAATCCAATTAGACTTACTGGTAATAACTAAACTCATACCTCTTATGAGATTTATCTTTAGAAATACATTCTTCCACTTCCGGAGCATGGACGTTGTAGATTTTATTTTTGCTATTTTTACTTTGTGTTAACGCGAGTTCGGTATAAGAAATCTGTTTTCTAAAATTTCGTTTTATCGTGAAAAATGGATGTGGGAACTCTTACAAAACCTTAAAATTGCCGTAAATACTAAAATGTGGGAACTACCACTTTTAGAAAATTCTTTCTCATTTTCTAATATCGAGCTCACGTTTGTGTTAAGATTCGTTCGGCGATTTCCAAAAGGATTTAAGTCCTTCATTAGAATCAGTATCTTTTTTTAAATCGGTTCCAATATTGAATCTGCCAATTTTGAATCTCTTTTTCGATCGGAATTGAATACGAAATCAACGTATTATCCCACTTTCCATAATAGACGGCCAGAATCAGATTTTCTATTTGAAAGTCTTTTTGATTATTTTCGAAAAAGCGAAAGTGAGAAAAATTGAAGTTTATCAAAACCCTCGAAATTGTTTTCATTAAATTAAAAATCAAACGAACTAAAAAAATAAAAAATCCTACAATAGAAAATCCTTCTCCGCCAAAATATTCTTTAAAATTCAAAGAAGACCAATCGACTTGAAAATATCGGTTTATATCCTGTAACAAATCATCCACATCGTCTCCGGATATTCCGAGATCATTGACAATACAAGTTTTCAGTGAAAGTTTATCTAAATCTTTTCCAGTATGCCTAACGATACATATAAAAATCTTTTTAGATATGCGTAAAATATCAATTTTTTCTTGATTACTTAAATTCATAAACAAACTTTCGTCCATTCTAAAATCACGTTTATAGTTCTCCTACCTATATAGTAAAGCTCTTAGTTCTTTGCACTAAAAATTTATGGTATTCAATTTCATAAGAAATATATAATACACAACCTTCAGCGTTTGCAAAAGATTTTATAACAAATTCAAGACTTACTTTTTTTAGTTTGTGTATTTTCTTTTATGCGGTATTTAACAATTTTTGCAATTAATCTTAAAGGAAGAGGTTGATCCATTGGAAATTGAACCGTTCCTTTAGAGGTTTTATATTCATTCAATTCCGATTGAAACTTCTTAATTCCACTCGAAGTAGGATAAAATCCAATATGTTTTTTATAAGCTGCAAAATAAACTAAGTTACCATTTAAAGCAAAGACCGGCATTTGATAACTAATTTTCTCTTCAGCGTTAGGCGCCGCTTTCCTAATTGTGGAACGTAGTTTCCTTAATTTGTCTTGTACATCTTCCGGAAAGAGATTTATGTATTCATCTATATTCTTAAAGTTTAATTTTTTTGATTTCATAATCAGGGTCCATAAAACGAATTATTCGTAAATAGAAAGACCGGTTCAATCTAT from Leptospira kirschneri serovar Cynopteri str. 3522 CT includes the following:
- a CDS encoding DUF1493 family protein encodes the protein MNLSNQEKIDILRISKKIFICIVRHTGKDLDKLSLKTCIVNDLGISGDDVDDLLQDINRYFQVDWSSLNFKEYFGGEGFSIVGFFIFLVRLIFNLMKTISRVLINFNFSHFRFFENNQKDFQIENLILAVYYGKWDNTLISYSIPIEKEIQNWQIQYWNRFKKRY
- a CDS encoding iron chaperone, whose amino-acid sequence is MKSKKLNFKNIDEYINLFPEDVQDKLRKLRSTIRKAAPNAEEKISYQMPVFALNGNLVYFAAYKKHIGFYPTSSGIKKFQSELNEYKTSKGTVQFPMDQPLPLRLIAKIVKYRIKENTQTKKSKS